In bacterium, a genomic segment contains:
- a CDS encoding DUF2190 family protein, which produces MRERIANSIDHCTAENDLSAKQHYLVELSDANQVDVCDGAGDTPLGFLVDPGSAAGDAVRVSGVGSIVIGIAGGALTAPANVGTTAAGKLVAKTADEAWYIGILLDDAAADGDQVRVYQTGPLQIASA; this is translated from the coding sequence ATGCGAGAGCGCATTGCCAACAGCATCGACCACTGCACGGCGGAGAATGACCTGTCCGCCAAGCAGCATTATCTCGTGGAACTGTCGGACGCGAACCAGGTTGACGTGTGCGATGGCGCGGGGGACACCCCCCTCGGGTTCCTCGTCGACCCGGGGTCTGCGGCGGGTGACGCCGTTCGCGTGAGCGGGGTCGGTTCGATCGTCATCGGTATAGCGGGCGGGGCACTCACTGCTCCGGCCAATGTTGGGACCACGGCGGCCGGGAAGCTGGTCGCGAAGACGGCGGACGAAGCCTGGTATATCGGGATTCTCCTGGATGACGCGGCCGCCGACGGGGACCAGGTGCGCGTCTACCAGACGGGCCCGCTCCAGATCGCATCGGCCTAG
- a CDS encoding M15 family metallopeptidase → MARLDTTGLHDDMIPLVEDFHTRCGRAGLDLLVYCTLRTGSQQARIWRKGRATSDIDGEIMRAREYQGRILSGAVEPKSRDIALARAAEKGIPDLAMFAPAETDAISVARFLNWSLGCILTVGPQKGATIRTNAMPGRSSHQYGVAVDAIVLDDGKALWDEPDVIQEMGEHGEAAGLEWAGRWTTFRERVHFQLPEWQARMREQIPAGAPR, encoded by the coding sequence ATGGCTAGACTTGACACGACCGGCCTACACGACGACATGATCCCGCTCGTGGAGGACTTCCACACCCGTTGTGGGCGCGCGGGGCTTGATCTCCTGGTCTACTGCACACTCAGGACAGGGAGCCAGCAGGCCCGCATCTGGCGCAAGGGGCGGGCCACATCGGACATCGACGGCGAGATCATGCGGGCCCGAGAATACCAGGGGCGCATACTGAGCGGCGCGGTGGAACCGAAGAGCCGGGACATCGCGCTCGCCCGCGCGGCGGAGAAGGGCATACCCGATCTCGCGATGTTCGCCCCGGCGGAAACGGACGCGATCTCCGTGGCTAGGTTCCTCAACTGGTCTCTCGGGTGTATCCTCACCGTAGGACCGCAGAAGGGCGCCACGATACGGACCAACGCGATGCCTGGGCGCTCGTCGCATCAATACGGTGTCGCGGTCGACGCGATCGTCCTGGACGACGGTAAGGCGCTCTGGGATGAGCCTGACGTGATACAGGAGATGGGCGAGCACGGCGAGGCAGCGGGACTCGAATGGGCGGGACGGTGGACGACGTTCCGAGAGCGGGTCCACTTCCAACTGCCCGAATGGCAGGCGAGGATGAGGGAGCAGATTCCGGCGGGCGCTCCCAGATAG